From the Fibrobacter sp. UWB11 genome, one window contains:
- a CDS encoding carbohydrate-binding protein has translation MSFKTIGHLAAVSALFLGVTVATAADQATFYVAPNGSDSNKGTEEAPFKTITQAQKAVRAINGTMTGDISVILRGGTYQLSSTVNFTEADGGKDGFYVRYKAYPNETPLITGGIPMSGWTIHDEKNNIWKVEGVDARFRQMYVNGKKAIRARMPNLLDNGDHNFFRLNKVDSAGSAFLLNSSDIKSTDWKNPKKVEIHLMIAWAESILRLDKISQQGNTFKFEPQDPERSKLFRRKYPMLGTAFMSNPPKQQVYYLENAYEFIDQPGEWYLDESTGTLYYKARAGENMATANVVVPRVNTLFSILGKDTKNKVGYMSFEGITFANSNFLRPSEEGFLDLQASMFNIEVMAENGRLGSNKFLLWRPDAGFRVENAHHFKIKNCTFTQMAATGLDFVSGTNDDVIEGNVFYEIGGCGIMLGKFSQDSTTEIHIPYNPKDKDEISTRDTIRYNLVTNVTNEHQGAVGIAAGYPRYVVIENNEVSYTNYSGISVGYGWTKSETAMTNNKINKNNIHHIARLLCDSGPIYTLSNQGTGSEIKENYIHDMSQSKWSDYWILPIYLDEGSSGFAVENNSYKNAPSGVGRNAPGQFTEKNNGGYIASVAEAAGLQGEFKNIGDRINTIPLPDFSNVVPQAPFVENMTIPGTIEMENYDEGGQSVSFNDKDFVNEGGVYREDGVDITQIDSTDKSKGYAVGYTQAGEWMEYTLKVTTAGEYVFLANVATGLEGSSFQLFMDGKAISDTIVAPQGEDWNTYGTVEGKTTALEAGEHVLRVAITGAYLNIDWIKFGKTKEEILAIKPNVRYGLNMDISRSSTLNVFDIRGHHMGVIRVMGMPTTSSVMQAMHAKNFKSGVYFVQSVNKVFGKMIQVK, from the coding sequence ATGAGCTTCAAAACAATTGGTCATCTTGCCGCAGTTTCTGCACTCTTCCTGGGTGTTACTGTTGCTACCGCCGCTGATCAGGCTACATTCTATGTCGCTCCCAATGGTAGCGATTCCAACAAGGGTACCGAAGAGGCCCCGTTCAAGACGATTACGCAGGCCCAGAAGGCTGTGCGTGCCATCAACGGCACCATGACGGGCGATATCTCCGTCATTCTTCGTGGCGGAACCTATCAGCTTTCGTCTACGGTCAATTTTACTGAGGCTGATGGCGGTAAGGATGGTTTCTACGTCCGCTATAAAGCCTATCCGAACGAAACTCCGCTTATTACGGGCGGTATCCCGATGTCTGGCTGGACGATTCACGATGAAAAGAACAATATCTGGAAGGTCGAAGGTGTCGATGCCCGTTTCCGCCAGATGTACGTGAACGGCAAAAAGGCAATTCGCGCGCGTATGCCGAACTTGCTCGATAACGGCGACCATAACTTCTTCCGCTTGAACAAAGTGGACTCTGCCGGCAGTGCCTTCCTCCTCAACAGCAGCGATATCAAGTCTACGGACTGGAAGAATCCGAAGAAGGTCGAAATCCATTTGATGATTGCGTGGGCCGAAAGCATCTTGCGTCTTGACAAGATTTCCCAGCAGGGCAATACCTTCAAGTTTGAACCGCAGGATCCTGAAAGAAGCAAGCTTTTCCGCCGCAAATACCCGATGCTTGGCACTGCTTTCATGAGCAATCCGCCGAAGCAGCAGGTTTACTACCTTGAAAATGCTTACGAATTTATCGACCAGCCGGGCGAATGGTACTTGGACGAATCGACCGGTACGCTTTATTACAAGGCCCGCGCAGGCGAAAACATGGCGACCGCAAATGTTGTCGTTCCGCGCGTCAATACGCTCTTCAGCATTCTCGGTAAGGATACTAAGAACAAAGTTGGTTACATGTCTTTTGAAGGCATAACCTTTGCAAACTCCAATTTCTTGCGTCCGAGCGAAGAAGGCTTCCTGGATTTGCAGGCAAGTATGTTCAACATCGAAGTCATGGCTGAAAACGGCCGTCTTGGCTCTAACAAGTTCCTCCTCTGGCGTCCGGATGCTGGTTTCCGCGTCGAAAATGCGCACCATTTCAAAATCAAGAATTGCACGTTCACGCAGATGGCTGCAACTGGTCTTGACTTTGTCTCTGGTACAAATGATGACGTGATTGAAGGCAACGTATTCTATGAAATCGGCGGCTGCGGCATTATGCTCGGCAAGTTCTCTCAAGACTCCACGACCGAAATTCACATCCCGTACAATCCGAAGGACAAGGACGAAATCAGTACCCGCGATACAATCCGTTACAACCTCGTGACAAACGTGACGAATGAACATCAGGGCGCTGTGGGCATTGCCGCCGGGTATCCGCGTTATGTCGTCATCGAAAATAACGAAGTGTCCTATACAAACTATTCCGGTATCTCTGTGGGTTATGGCTGGACCAAGAGCGAAACAGCCATGACGAACAACAAAATTAATAAGAACAACATCCACCACATTGCCCGTTTGCTTTGCGACTCCGGTCCGATTTATACATTGAGCAACCAGGGCACGGGTAGCGAAATCAAGGAAAACTACATCCATGATATGTCCCAGTCCAAGTGGTCGGATTACTGGATTTTGCCGATTTATCTTGACGAAGGCTCTAGTGGCTTTGCTGTCGAAAACAACTCTTACAAGAACGCTCCGAGCGGCGTTGGCCGTAACGCTCCGGGTCAGTTTACCGAAAAGAACAACGGTGGCTACATCGCTTCTGTTGCCGAAGCTGCTGGCCTTCAGGGCGAATTCAAGAACATCGGTGACCGCATCAACACCATTCCGCTTCCGGACTTCTCCAACGTGGTTCCGCAGGCTCCGTTTGTTGAAAACATGACCATTCCGGGCACCATCGAAATGGAAAACTACGATGAAGGTGGCCAGAGCGTTTCCTTCAACGACAAGGACTTTGTGAACGAAGGCGGCGTCTACCGCGAAGATGGCGTGGACATCACTCAAATTGATTCTACTGACAAGTCTAAGGGCTACGCTGTGGGTTACACACAGGCTGGCGAATGGATGGAATACACCTTGAAGGTCACGACCGCTGGTGAATACGTGTTCCTCGCTAACGTGGCTACCGGTCTCGAAGGCTCTAGCTTCCAGCTCTTCATGGATGGCAAGGCAATCAGCGATACGATTGTAGCCCCGCAGGGCGAAGACTGGAATACTTATGGTACGGTCGAAGGCAAGACAACCGCTCTTGAAGCTGGCGAACATGTGCTTCGCGTGGCAATCACGGGTGCTTACTTGAACATTGACTGGATCAAGTTCGGTAAGACTAAGGAAGAAATCCTTGCGATTAAGCCGAACGTCCGTTACGGATTGAATATGGATATCTCTCGCAGCTCTACGCTGAATGTGTTTGATATCCGCGGCCATCACATGGGCGTCATTCGCGTGATGGGCATGCCGACGACAAGTTCTGTAATGCAGGCTATGCATGCAAAGAACTTCAAGTCTGGTGTCTACTTTGTCCAGAGTGTGAACAAGGTCTTTGGCAAAATGATCCAAGTGAAATAG
- a CDS encoding carbohydrate-binding protein, whose product MFGLKKKNGCKLGVLATLALTGLVGSAFAHPDSLVLTPPLGWNSWNVFHENINEKQIQEIADAMVSSGLKDAGYIYLNLDDNWMDTKRDAQGNLQNNPKTFPSGMKAIADYVHKKGLKFGLYGDRGKRTCHHYNSNWQSESGSNGREEQDAKKLAEWGVDYWKYDNCDSDPRTQEKDYTAMSNALRNSGRDIVFSICMWEYKDWMPKIANLWRTTFDIGPEWISTSWYRGVYEIIDANNKYWQIAKPGHWNDPDMLEVGNRGLSYEEQRSQMTMWSIMAAPIMISSDVRNMSNETKELYLNKDMIAINQDSLGVQGHRISDKQGKQVWTKPLKNGDIAVALLNNNGSTQTVECNFADIGVEGEVEVRDAWKKKDLGPVSHVSIELPAHGSALLRLILKPVPREPFKGKALAIPGKIEVEDFDINGVGEGNTTYNESDTENHGDSDYRKGTGVDLYKKATGVIVGYNQAGEWLEYTVNVAASGKYTMKASVASANSTSSFKLSMDGKDITDEIPVPEATAGEDNYDEYNEVKADVNLTEGEHILRFTVTGDWMDIDYIEFVDEKVGLAKARLTSFESENSYNVFSATGKHLGRVELNGASKAQALENAGYARGTYMMRSVKGNQIQRVNVR is encoded by the coding sequence ATGTTTGGTTTGAAGAAAAAGAACGGTTGCAAGCTTGGAGTGTTGGCAACTTTGGCTTTAACGGGTTTGGTGGGTTCGGCTTTTGCCCATCCCGATAGTTTGGTGCTTACGCCCCCGCTCGGGTGGAACAGCTGGAACGTTTTCCACGAAAACATCAACGAAAAGCAGATTCAGGAAATTGCCGACGCCATGGTCAGTTCCGGTTTGAAGGACGCTGGCTACATTTACTTGAATCTGGACGACAACTGGATGGATACCAAGCGCGATGCTCAGGGCAACCTCCAGAACAACCCGAAAACTTTCCCCAGTGGCATGAAGGCCATTGCCGATTATGTGCATAAGAAAGGCCTGAAATTCGGTCTTTACGGCGACCGCGGCAAACGCACCTGCCACCATTACAATAGCAACTGGCAAAGCGAAAGTGGCTCCAATGGCCGCGAAGAACAGGACGCCAAGAAGCTCGCTGAATGGGGCGTGGATTACTGGAAATACGACAACTGCGATTCCGATCCGAGAACTCAGGAAAAAGATTACACCGCTATGTCCAATGCGCTTCGCAATTCCGGACGCGACATCGTGTTCAGCATTTGTATGTGGGAATACAAGGACTGGATGCCTAAAATCGCGAACCTCTGGCGTACCACTTTCGATATCGGTCCCGAATGGATTTCCACTTCTTGGTATCGCGGCGTCTACGAAATTATTGATGCCAACAACAAGTACTGGCAGATTGCAAAGCCCGGCCACTGGAACGACCCGGACATGCTCGAAGTGGGCAACAGGGGCCTTTCTTACGAAGAACAGCGCTCCCAGATGACGATGTGGTCTATTATGGCGGCACCCATCATGATCAGTTCCGATGTGCGTAACATGAGTAACGAGACCAAGGAACTCTACCTGAACAAGGACATGATTGCCATTAACCAGGATTCCTTGGGCGTTCAGGGCCACCGCATTTCTGACAAGCAAGGCAAGCAAGTTTGGACCAAGCCTTTGAAAAATGGCGACATTGCCGTGGCGCTCCTCAACAACAACGGCTCTACCCAGACTGTTGAATGCAACTTTGCTGACATTGGCGTAGAAGGCGAAGTGGAAGTTCGCGATGCTTGGAAAAAGAAGGATTTGGGACCTGTTTCTCACGTTTCAATTGAACTCCCGGCTCACGGCTCTGCACTGCTCCGTTTGATTCTCAAGCCTGTTCCTCGCGAACCCTTCAAGGGCAAGGCTCTTGCCATTCCGGGTAAGATTGAAGTGGAAGATTTTGACATCAACGGCGTGGGTGAGGGCAACACCACTTACAACGAAAGTGATACTGAAAACCATGGTGACTCTGACTACCGCAAGGGTACTGGTGTTGACTTGTACAAGAAGGCAACTGGCGTGATTGTCGGTTACAACCAGGCTGGCGAATGGCTCGAATACACCGTCAATGTTGCCGCGTCTGGAAAATACACCATGAAGGCTTCTGTGGCTTCGGCCAACAGCACTTCGAGCTTCAAGCTCTCCATGGATGGCAAGGACATTACTGATGAAATTCCGGTTCCTGAAGCAACTGCTGGCGAAGACAATTATGACGAATACAACGAGGTCAAGGCCGACGTGAACTTGACCGAGGGTGAACACATTCTCCGCTTTACTGTAACCGGCGACTGGATGGATATTGACTACATCGAGTTCGTTGATGAAAAGGTGGGGCTTGCTAAAGCTCGTTTGACTTCCTTTGAATCAGAGAACTCCTATAACGTGTTCAGCGCTACGGGTAAACATCTTGGTCGTGTCGAATTGAACGGCGCGAGCAAGGCTCAAGCCCTCGAAAACGCTGGCTACGCACGTGGTACGTACATGATGCGCTCTGTCAAGGGTAACCAAATCCAGCGTGTGAATGTTCGCTAA